A part of Gramella sp. MAR_2010_147 genomic DNA contains:
- a CDS encoding DUF2231 domain-containing protein encodes MDQLPDFWRTEVFHPLSVHFPIVLLLMATLFKLIALWSSKITWDHGGRLLLLLGVFGIWISIYTGDLADGIVARQLCDPTILKEHENLAYTTAWIFTISLLLEILMRYIDIIKTRMISIILVLLMLGGTGTLMYVGHLGAELVYQQAAGVNIPSADCMEFN; translated from the coding sequence ATGGATCAATTACCAGATTTTTGGCGGACAGAGGTGTTTCATCCTCTGTCCGTTCATTTTCCAATTGTCTTGTTGCTCATGGCAACACTTTTTAAACTTATTGCACTTTGGTCTTCAAAAATCACCTGGGATCATGGCGGTAGACTATTACTTCTTTTAGGAGTATTTGGTATTTGGATCTCCATTTATACCGGTGATCTTGCCGATGGGATCGTAGCGAGACAGCTATGCGATCCTACCATTCTTAAAGAACATGAAAATCTTGCTTACACAACAGCCTGGATATTTACCATCTCACTACTATTAGAAATACTAATGAGGTATATAGATATTATTAAAACCAGAATGATTTCTATTATTTTAGTGCTGCTCATGCTAGGCGGGACAGGGACATTGATGTATGTAGGGCATTTAGGAGCAGAGCTTGTATATCAACAGGCAGCAGGAGTGAACATCCCTTCAGCAGACTGTATGGAGTTTAATTAA
- a CDS encoding cytochrome d ubiquinol oxidase subunit II gives MMLYVVLFFTFFSLFLYVLLGGADFGAGIVELFSSRENKKLNRDTVYKVMGPVWEANHIWLIILIVILWIAFPHYFNIIIIYLHIPLTLVLLGITMRGVAFIFRHYDAVVDKSQDWYNRMFRISSLITPIFLGMSFGSLVSGEIIITDDYSETTFAEIFMKPWLNIFTFLTGLFYASLCAFLASTLLIGETTGAIRKMYSRKSAIFTVVLVIIGGVVLLYGYSTEMVFVMDFLQNTLSLSAIALSALMLIPLWRSIKKQHSILTRIFAGMQILLVIFAAVNTHFPNLIITQNTEVDMLAGIAPPAVIKVLGISLIIGGGIILPGLFHLMRSFNMIRIPTRSSEKDW, from the coding sequence ATGATGCTGTATGTAGTTTTATTTTTCACATTTTTCTCCCTGTTTCTATATGTGCTGCTTGGCGGTGCCGATTTTGGTGCTGGAATCGTAGAACTATTTTCGTCCCGGGAAAATAAAAAACTGAACAGGGATACGGTTTATAAAGTGATGGGGCCGGTTTGGGAGGCGAACCACATCTGGCTTATCATTCTTATTGTGATCCTGTGGATCGCATTCCCGCATTATTTTAATATTATAATTATTTACCTGCATATTCCTTTAACACTGGTGCTTTTAGGGATCACCATGCGCGGAGTAGCTTTTATTTTCAGGCATTATGATGCGGTGGTAGATAAATCACAGGACTGGTATAACAGGATGTTCAGGATTTCCAGCCTTATAACACCAATTTTTCTTGGAATGTCTTTCGGCTCTCTGGTTAGTGGAGAAATTATTATTACCGATGATTATTCAGAAACTACCTTTGCTGAAATTTTCATGAAACCCTGGCTTAATATTTTTACATTTCTAACAGGTTTATTTTACGCCTCACTATGTGCCTTTCTGGCGTCTACCTTACTTATTGGTGAAACTACAGGAGCTATAAGAAAAATGTACAGTCGAAAATCGGCAATATTCACTGTTGTTCTTGTGATCATTGGAGGTGTTGTTTTATTATATGGTTATTCTACAGAGATGGTTTTTGTGATGGATTTTCTTCAGAATACTTTATCGCTCTCAGCTATTGCTTTATCAGCACTCATGCTAATTCCATTATGGCGATCTATAAAAAAACAACATAGTATATTAACCAGGATATTTGCCGGAATGCAGATTTTATTAGTAATATTCGCTGCCGTAAACACACATTTTCCTAATCTTATTATCACTCAAAATACTGAAGTAGATATGCTGGCAGGCATAGCGCCTCCTGCTGTGATTAAAGTACTTGGTATTTCTCTAATTATTGGAGGAGGCATTATTCTTCCTGGTTTATTCCACTTGATGAGGTCTTTTAATATGATTAGAATACCTACAAGATCCTCTGAAAAGGACTGGTGA
- a CDS encoding cytochrome ubiquinol oxidase subunit I: MENLDFARLQMAFTLGFHIIFACIGMVMPFFMVVSHRKWLNTRNPVYLDLTKAWQRGVAIFFVTGAVSGTALSFELGMLWPEFMKHAGPVIGMPFSLEGAAFFVEAIALGFYLYGWKKLPETFHWITGIIIGISGVLSGILVVSANAWMNAPTGFEVINGEFVNIDPVKAFLNDAWFTQALHMTLAAFAATGFAVAGIHAFQILRNKRPELHKEAFKIAIFFGAVAALLQPVSGDISAKDVAKRQPIKLAAMEAHYETGKGVPLYVGGIVDEEKKEVSHKIEIPKALSFLAFGDFDAEVKGLNDFPEENLPPVAIVHYAFQVMVSIGTLLMIAALVYFISLKKKSWMNNRKYWWLFALLSPLGFIAVEAGWVVTEVGRQPWIVYNIMRTSEAVTPMPGLKYSFFLYVAVYITLAITVTWLMKRQIKVLNNPTDQ, encoded by the coding sequence ATGGAGAACCTCGATTTTGCCAGACTTCAAATGGCATTTACCCTCGGCTTTCATATTATTTTTGCATGTATTGGTATGGTGATGCCCTTCTTTATGGTCGTTTCCCATAGAAAGTGGCTAAATACCCGTAACCCCGTTTACCTGGACCTTACGAAGGCATGGCAAAGAGGGGTGGCCATTTTTTTTGTCACCGGAGCGGTTTCTGGTACGGCACTTTCATTTGAACTTGGAATGCTCTGGCCAGAGTTTATGAAACATGCCGGTCCCGTTATAGGAATGCCTTTTTCCCTGGAGGGAGCCGCCTTCTTTGTAGAAGCGATCGCCCTTGGTTTTTACCTGTATGGCTGGAAAAAACTGCCTGAAACCTTTCATTGGATCACTGGGATCATCATTGGAATTTCCGGAGTGCTGTCTGGAATTCTGGTGGTTTCAGCAAATGCGTGGATGAACGCGCCAACTGGTTTTGAGGTGATAAATGGAGAATTTGTAAATATAGATCCTGTAAAAGCATTCCTGAACGATGCCTGGTTTACTCAGGCGCTGCATATGACCCTGGCTGCTTTCGCTGCTACCGGATTTGCGGTAGCTGGAATCCATGCCTTTCAGATACTTAGGAATAAGAGACCCGAACTTCATAAAGAAGCTTTCAAGATCGCCATTTTTTTCGGAGCTGTTGCTGCTTTACTTCAGCCAGTTAGCGGTGACATTTCAGCAAAAGATGTGGCGAAACGGCAGCCTATTAAATTAGCCGCGATGGAAGCGCATTATGAAACTGGAAAGGGAGTGCCATTATATGTTGGTGGAATCGTAGATGAAGAGAAAAAGGAAGTTTCACATAAAATTGAAATCCCTAAAGCTTTATCCTTTTTAGCTTTTGGGGATTTTGATGCAGAGGTTAAGGGTTTAAATGATTTTCCTGAAGAGAATTTGCCTCCGGTAGCTATTGTTCATTATGCTTTTCAGGTGATGGTGAGTATTGGAACCTTACTGATGATCGCTGCTCTGGTCTATTTTATTAGCCTGAAGAAAAAAAGCTGGATGAACAATAGGAAGTATTGGTGGCTGTTTGCCCTGTTAAGTCCGTTAGGTTTTATTGCTGTAGAGGCCGGTTGGGTAGTGACCGAAGTTGGTAGACAACCTTGGATCGTATATAATATTATGCGCACTTCTGAAGCTGTAACTCCAATGCCTGGATTAAAATACAGTTTCTTCCTGTATGTAGCTGTTTATATTACGCTGGCAATTACCGTAACCTGGCTGATGAAAAGACAAATTAAAGTACTCAATAACCCAACAGATCAATGA
- a CDS encoding GrpB family protein has translation MKEMLNDLTKEDWNRLFPIVLVDHNPEWKNIYENEKNRILNKIGKEKILRIEHFGSSSITTIKSKPYIDLMIEITEELLFDEKLIEEFTELGYSHFKVPARENIAEYSTFGKGYNVDGTKEQIFHIHMCPKDNVMWKQIDFRDYLNANKKRAKEYENLKLELASKFKNDRGSYVLGKTDFVNDTLDIIEKKPAHNNA, from the coding sequence ATGAAAGAAATGCTAAATGATTTGACCAAAGAAGATTGGAACAGACTTTTTCCAATCGTATTGGTCGACCATAATCCCGAATGGAAAAACATTTACGAAAATGAAAAAAACCGAATATTAAATAAAATCGGAAAAGAAAAAATATTGCGAATTGAACATTTTGGTAGCTCTTCAATCACAACAATAAAATCTAAACCCTATATCGATTTAATGATTGAAATTACCGAAGAATTGCTGTTTGACGAAAAACTAATTGAGGAATTCACGGAGTTGGGATATTCCCATTTTAAAGTTCCAGCAAGAGAAAATATAGCGGAATATTCAACATTTGGAAAAGGATATAATGTCGATGGGACTAAAGAACAGATTTTCCATATTCATATGTGCCCAAAAGACAATGTGATGTGGAAACAAATTGACTTTAGAGACTATCTAAATGCAAATAAAAAAAGAGCGAAGGAATACGAAAATTTAAAACTTGAATTAGCCTCTAAATTTAAAAACGATAGAGGTTCGTATGTGCTTGGAAAAACTGATTTTGTAAATGACACGTTAGATATCATCGAGAAAAAGCCAGCGCACAACAATGCATAA
- a CDS encoding sulfite exporter TauE/SafE family protein yields the protein MEILEILGYVGALLIGVVLGLIGGGGSILTVPVLVYLMAINPVTATAYSLFVVGTSSLVGALRNMPKKLIDYRTAIVFAIPAFIAVYLTRKFLVPAIPEELFSVFGLDITKNIGIMLFFAIIMLIASISMIREKDNGRNLKEEKVSYNYPLIIVEGLVVGLLTGIVGAGGGFLIIPALVLLAKLPMKKAVATSLLIIAVKSLIGFIGDVENMKIDWMFLMIFTGLSIGGIWLGVYLNNFINGKKLKKGFGWFVLLMAIYIIWKELF from the coding sequence ATGGAAATACTGGAAATTCTGGGTTATGTTGGAGCATTGTTAATAGGAGTAGTATTAGGGCTTATTGGTGGTGGGGGGTCTATACTTACTGTCCCGGTTCTGGTATATCTAATGGCGATCAATCCCGTAACGGCGACAGCTTATTCTTTATTTGTGGTAGGTACTTCTTCTTTGGTTGGAGCGCTTAGAAACATGCCAAAAAAATTAATTGATTATAGAACGGCCATTGTTTTCGCAATACCGGCATTCATCGCAGTCTATCTCACCAGGAAGTTTTTAGTGCCAGCGATCCCCGAAGAACTATTTTCTGTCTTTGGACTTGATATCACAAAGAATATTGGAATCATGTTATTCTTTGCAATTATCATGTTGATCGCTTCCATATCGATGATCCGTGAGAAAGATAATGGTAGAAATCTAAAGGAGGAAAAAGTTTCTTACAATTACCCGCTCATTATTGTTGAAGGATTGGTAGTTGGTTTGCTTACCGGAATAGTAGGTGCGGGTGGCGGATTCCTAATTATACCGGCACTGGTCTTACTTGCAAAATTACCAATGAAAAAAGCCGTGGCGACTTCGTTGTTAATTATTGCTGTAAAATCGCTCATAGGTTTTATTGGAGATGTTGAAAACATGAAGATAGACTGGATGTTTTTAATGATATTTACAGGATTGTCTATTGGTGGTATCTGGCTGGGCGTTTACCTGAATAATTTTATAAATGGTAAAAAGCTGAAAAAAGGCTTTGGTTGGTTTGTGTTGCTTATGGCGATTTATATCATTTGGAAAGAACTTTTTTAG
- a CDS encoding Crp/Fnr family transcriptional regulator — protein sequence MRTELEEAYGFLFEKELIEEIAESGSIKNAAAGDKIIEIGDYVTGMPLLLNGAIKILREDSDADELLLYFLERGDTCAMTLNCCLGQTKSEIRAVAENDTRFIMIPISKMEEWTAKYKSWRNFVFESYHTRLSEMLDTIDTIAFLNMDERLMRYLRDKVKVNQNENIQSTHQEIAYDLHTSRVVVSRLLKKLEKNGKISLQRNHIIVKDL from the coding sequence ATGCGTACTGAACTGGAAGAAGCCTATGGTTTTCTTTTTGAAAAAGAACTAATAGAGGAGATCGCTGAGAGTGGAAGTATTAAAAATGCTGCTGCGGGTGATAAGATTATTGAAATAGGTGATTATGTCACGGGAATGCCCTTACTATTAAATGGAGCTATTAAAATTCTTAGAGAAGATAGCGATGCAGATGAATTGTTGCTTTACTTCCTGGAACGTGGGGATACTTGCGCCATGACATTGAACTGCTGTTTGGGCCAAACCAAAAGTGAAATTAGGGCCGTAGCCGAAAACGATACCAGGTTTATCATGATACCTATTAGCAAAATGGAAGAATGGACTGCAAAGTATAAATCCTGGCGAAACTTTGTCTTTGAATCATACCACACCAGGCTTTCAGAAATGCTGGATACTATAGATACCATCGCATTCCTTAATATGGATGAGCGACTCATGAGATATCTGCGCGATAAGGTGAAAGTAAACCAAAATGAGAATATACAAAGCACACATCAGGAAATCGCTTACGATCTGCACACATCTCGTGTGGTTGTTTCCAGGTTGCTAAAGAAATTGGAAAAGAATGGGAAAATATCGCTTCAACGTAACCATATTATTGTAAAGGATCTTTAA
- a CDS encoding NAD-dependent succinate-semialdehyde dehydrogenase, whose translation MSEEKMLKTLNPVNGKTIKEYKMMTGDEMNTAVKSCHEAFLKWKAKPVEDRAKIISNIGKKLAEHKDELVKLMTNEMGKLLKQGEQEVDLCSGICDYTAKNGPKSLKDEERELPEGGKGFITYSPLGVIYGIQPWNFPSYQVVRYSIANLMAGNGVLLKHAESVTGTALLLEKIYQEAGLPENLFKVLLISHDQSDAVIENKLVRGVTLTGSPDAGKIIGKKAGENLKKTVLELGSNDAYIVLEDADIDLAVKTCVQGRLYNNGETCVAAKRFIVVDKVYDKFKEGFVEQMSNIKAGDPTKEDSDIGPMAREDLRDELHEQVEESVKKGAEILCGGKMPDGEGFFYPATVLGNLKPGMPAYDDELFGPVASLIKAKDADDAMQIANSSRFGLGGGIFSKDEKKARELAQNHFDTGMVFINSFGLAKPNMPFGGVKDSGYGREHGTFGLHEFVNVKAVMLA comes from the coding sequence ATGAGCGAAGAAAAAATGTTGAAAACACTAAATCCGGTAAATGGTAAGACCATTAAAGAATATAAAATGATGACAGGAGACGAAATGAACACTGCTGTAAAATCATGCCATGAAGCTTTTCTTAAATGGAAAGCCAAACCAGTAGAAGATCGAGCAAAAATTATTTCCAATATCGGTAAGAAGTTAGCAGAACATAAGGATGAACTGGTAAAGCTCATGACGAATGAAATGGGTAAGCTTCTTAAACAAGGTGAGCAAGAAGTAGATCTATGTTCTGGAATCTGCGATTACACTGCAAAAAATGGTCCTAAGAGCTTAAAAGATGAAGAACGAGAATTACCCGAAGGCGGAAAAGGCTTTATTACCTACTCCCCTCTTGGTGTTATTTACGGAATACAACCCTGGAATTTTCCTTCTTACCAGGTAGTTCGTTATTCTATAGCCAACTTAATGGCAGGAAACGGCGTATTGTTAAAACATGCTGAAAGTGTTACGGGTACCGCGCTTCTTTTGGAGAAGATCTATCAGGAAGCCGGTTTACCCGAAAATCTTTTTAAGGTCTTACTCATCTCGCACGACCAGAGCGATGCTGTTATTGAAAACAAATTAGTACGAGGTGTAACTTTAACAGGAAGCCCTGATGCCGGAAAAATTATTGGTAAAAAAGCCGGGGAGAATCTCAAGAAAACAGTTCTGGAACTTGGAAGTAATGATGCTTATATCGTCCTGGAAGATGCTGATATTGACCTGGCCGTAAAAACATGTGTTCAGGGAAGATTATATAACAATGGTGAAACCTGCGTTGCGGCGAAAAGATTTATCGTGGTAGATAAGGTTTACGACAAATTCAAGGAAGGTTTTGTGGAGCAAATGTCCAATATAAAAGCTGGCGACCCCACAAAAGAAGACAGCGATATTGGACCTATGGCTCGAGAAGATCTTCGGGATGAATTACATGAACAGGTGGAAGAAAGCGTAAAAAAAGGAGCCGAAATTTTATGCGGTGGTAAAATGCCAGATGGTGAAGGGTTCTTTTATCCTGCAACCGTTCTGGGTAATCTTAAACCGGGAATGCCTGCTTATGATGATGAGCTTTTTGGCCCTGTAGCCTCGCTTATTAAAGCGAAAGATGCAGATGATGCCATGCAAATTGCCAATAGCAGTAGATTTGGACTTGGCGGCGGAATCTTCTCCAAAGATGAAAAGAAAGCAAGGGAGCTGGCGCAGAATCATTTTGATACCGGAATGGTCTTTATCAATTCTTTTGGACTGGCAAAACCAAATATGCCATTTGGAGGAGTAAAAGATTCTGGTTACGGAAGGGAACACGGTACCTTTGGGCTTCATGAATTTGTGAATGTAAAAGCGGTGATGTTAGCTTAA